The genomic region ACCAGGCCTCGTTGCTTTGCGAGTGGAACGGGCCGGCCGCGGTGCCGGCGCCGGTGGGCATGCGCACCACCACGTCGGCGTTCTGGCCCCAGCGGTAGTGGCTTTTGGCTAGGTTGTTTACAATCTGGTTGAAGCCGCAGGTCACGAAATCGGCAAACTGCATTTCCACCATAGCCTTCCGGCCCTTGATGCTCAAACCCAGCGCCGCGCCCACAATGGCCGACTCGCAGAGGGGCGTGTTGCGCACCCGCGCCTTGCCGAACTGCGCCACAAAGCCGTCGGTGATTTTGAACACCCCGCCGTAGTCGGCAATGTCCTGGCCCATGAGCACCAGTTCGGGGTAGCGCTCCATGCTCTGCCGCATCCCGTCCGAAATGGCGTCGACGTAGCGTTTGTCAGTTGTTGGTTGCTGGTTGTCAGTTGTCAGATTCAGGGCCAAATCGGGCTCGAAAGCCCGGTACATGTCGCCGATTTCCTCGGTGAGGCTGGCAGTGGGCATGGGCACGGCGTCGGCTATGCGCAGGCCTTCCTCGATTTCGCGCTTGATGGTTTCGCGGTAGCGCATGCGGGCTTCCTCGTCGAGGATGCCCTCGGCCAACAGCCACTTCTCGTAGTTCTCCACCGGGTCTTTCTGGGCCCACTCGTCAAACAGCTCCTGGGGCACGTACTTGGTGCCGCTGGCTTCCTCGTGGCCGCGCATCCGGAACGTGAGGGCCTCCAGCAGCACCGGGCGCGGGTTCTGGCGCAGGTCTTCAGTGAGGCGGCGCACGGTGTCGTACACTTCCAGTACGTTGTTGCCGTCTACCTGCACGGCCTCCATGCCATAGGCGGGGCCTTTATCCACGAAGGAGCGGAAGCGGAACTGCTCGTTGGAGGGCGTGCTGAGGCCGTAGCCGTTGTTTTCGATGATAAAAATGACCGGCAGCTGCCACACGGCCGCCACGTTCAGGGCCTCGTGGAAGTCACCTTCGGAGGCTCCCCCGTCGCCGCTGTAGGTGACGGTTACCTTGGGCCGGTCGGCGAGCTTGTCGGCCAGGGCAATGCCGTCGGCCACGGCCAGCTGCGGCCCCAGGTGCGAAATCATGCCCACGATGTAGTGCTCGTTGGTGCCAAAGTGGAAGCTCCGGTCGCGGCCCTTGGTGTAGCCGGTGGTTTTGCCCTGCCACTGCGCAAACAGGCGGTCGAGCGGGATGTTGCGGCCCGTGAATACGCCCAGGTTGCGGTGCAGCGGCAGGATGTACTCGTCTTCGTCGAGGGCCAGGGTGCTGCCCACCGAAATGGCTTCCTGCCCGATGCCCGAAAACCACTTGCTGACCTTGCCCTGCCGCAGCAGAATCAGCATTTTCTCTTCAATCAGGCGCGGCTTGAGCAGGGCTTGGTAGAGGTGCAGGAGCGTATCGTTGGCGTAGTCTTTCCGGTCGAAGTTCATCGGGAGCAGGCAGAAGTGGTGGGTGGCGCCAAAAGTACGGGTTTGGGTTGGATGCGAAATTATTGGCAGCAGGATTGTGAAATGAGCGGCCAGCCGGCATCTATCTTCGTGCGCTAAATTCCTTTCCTTATCCTGCTTTTATGACCCGATTACTACCGCTGAGTTCCTTGTTGCTGCTTGCCCTCCCCGCCCTGGCCCAGCAGCCCGATACGCTCAGCCCGCGCCGGGTGGGCGTTGCGGCAACCACCGATGATCTGCCCATTTTTCAGAATACTTTATCGAATGACACACTATACCATAGAGTTGAGGGAATACTTATTGAAACAATTCCCCTCCCCTCGCCCTTCCTCCCCCTCCAGGAGCAGCTCCGCCGGGTAGCGGGCGTGCAGGCCTCGCCCTACTCCGGGGCGCCGGGCGCGCAGGTGGCGGTCCGGCTGCGGGGGGCGGCCTCGTTGGCCCGCAACGCGCAGCCGCTCTACGTGGTGGATGGCGTGCCTGTGTACCAGAACATGGGCGAGAGTGAGCTACAGACCACCTATGGCGTGCAGCAAGTGCAGGTGTACGGCCTCAACCCGCTGCTGAACCTGCCCAATGAGGACGTGGAATCGGTGACGGTGCTGCGCGGGGCGTACGAGACGGCCGCGTATGGCGCGCAGGGCCAGAACGGCGTTATCAGCATCACCACCAAGCTGGGCCGCCTAAACCAAGCTCCGCAGGTGCGCTACAGCGGCTACGGCGGGGTGCAGCAGGTGCGCCGCCGCTACGACCTGCTGAACGCCCGCCAGTACGCCGAATTCCAGAACGAAGCTGCCCGCAACACAGGCTTCCCGGAGCCGTTTTCACCCATCCAGGTGGCTGGCCTAGGTGAGGGAACCGACTGGCAGCAAGAGGTGCTGCGCGTGGCGGCCCTGCAGGAGCACCACCTGAGCGTATCGGGCGGCCGCCCCACCACCCGCTACTACGTCGGCGCCGACCACCTGCGCCAGAACGGCATCGTGGAAAACTCGCAGCTGCGCCGCTACGCCCTGCGCGCCAACATGCAGCAGCAGCTCACGCCCCGCCTCACGCTGGATGCCCGCGCCGGTGCCAGCCAGTCCGAAGCCCGGCTCCCACCCGAAAGCCTTACGCTGAATATGCTGACGGCCGCACCGGTGTTTCCGGCCCGCCTGCCCGACGGTGAGTTGAACGATAACCCGCGGTTTGGGGTAAATCCGCTCAGCCAGGCCCTGCGCCAGACGCGCGAGCCCCGGCAGCGGCAGCTGCTGGCCCGCCTGGAACTGCGCCAGCAGCTCGGTCAGCACTTCACGGCCAGTCTACTGGGCCATGCAGAGTGGAACCACCTGCTCCGCACCGGTTTCAATCGGGGCAGCGGCGTATTTGCCGACTACGAAGACCGCCGCAACGACCTGCGGCAGATGCGCCAGCTCACCTACCGTACTGCCCTCGATTACAGCCGTACCCTGGCTGGGCGCCACGCCCTGACGGCGCACCTGGAGGTGCGCCATCATAATGTGCAGCAGTACGACAGCACCGACACGCGGCTGAGCAACAACTCAGGGCAGAGCATCAGCTACAGCGTCAGTCAATTTAACAGCAACCTGCTGACCGCCACCCTGCAGACGGGTTACACCTACGCCGACCGCTACGAGCTGCAGGCCAGCCTCCGCCGCGACGGCAGCAGCGCCTTCGGCACCGACCAGCGCTGGCAGTGGAGCCCCGGCGCGCAGCTTACCTGGCATGCCGGGCAGGAGGCATTTCTGAAGGACAATTCCATCGTGTCGCAGCTGGATGTGCGGGCAGGCGTAGGGCGTACGTCCAATGCCGGATACCTCTACGGACAGAATTTCTTTGCCCTTTTCCAGACCGGGGCGGGTGGCTTGGGCATCCAGACACTATCAATCCTGGGAGTCACCACCCAGCAGGATGCGGGCCTGAGCGTGGGGCTCTGGGACAACAAACTGATGGTAGAGGCCGGTGCCTACCAGCGCCGCACGGCCCTTAGCACCATTGCCCTGTTTGGCCGCTCCGACGAGGCCGGCACGCTGCGGGCCCGCGGCCTGGAGCTGAGCCTGACCGGCACCTGGCTGAGTGGCCCCCGCTGGCGGGCCGGCACCACCCTGGCCCTGGCCGCCCAGCAAAGCCGCTACTATGGTAATGTGGGGTGGGGCAACAACAACGTGCAGCTAACGGCCGACGGCGAGCCGCTGGCCACTTACCGCGGCCTACGCTACCTCGGCCCCGACGCCACCGGCCAGCCCCGCTACGCCGGCAGCACGGGTGCCTCCCCGGAGGGCACCTACGAAAACCTGGGCTCGGGCCTGCCCACGCGGCTGCTGGGCTTCACGCAGGATCTGCGCTACCAGCGTCTGCGCTTGCAGCTGCAGGCCGATGGTGCCTTTGGCCACCAAGTGTATAGCCTGGCGGGCCGCTACCTCGACGACCCCGCCTTCTACGCCAACGGTCGCCGCCTGCTCGACCGCTGGACACCCGCCAACCCCAACACCGACGTGCCGGCCGCTGGGGCAGGCCTGCGCTCCAACAGCTCGTATTTTCTGCAGTCGGGCAACCATGTGCGACTGTCCAGCTTGCAGGTCAGCTACGAGCTGTGGAAGCAGGCGGCGCGCAGCGTGAGCGTGTGGGCGGGCGGCCAGAACCTGCTGGTGCTGACCAAATACCGCGGCTTCGACCCCAGCGTGAGCAGCGCTGGCGCCGACGCCAACCAAGCCGGCCTCGACGCCAGCGCCTACCCCACGGCCCGCACTCTGCTGCTGGGCGTGCAGGGTGAATTTTAAGATTGGTGACGGAGTAGATGCCCCATCCAGCACCACAGTTGCTATTGGCTTATTCACGCCAAATGACATATAATGCAAATACGATATAAAGAGACTATAAATCCCCTGTAACTTGCGTAGCCCGGCCAGAGTCAATTGGCCGGGCTACTGCTTTTTAATGAAAATACGCCTACTTCTTTGGGGGCTGATCTTGTTTGTATTGCTGGATCTGGCCTTCACCTTTTTTCAGGCCAACCAGCTGCCGCTGGAGGGCGACATGGTGGATATTGTGCTGCCGGGACCTATGTCCCAACGGGTACTGCAGGACCCGTTCGGCTGGACGGTGCTCACGCGAGACTCGGTGTACGTGGCTCCCAACCGCTTTTTTGCCCACGCGGCCATGGGCGGCTATTTCAAGACGGTGCCGTTTGCGCTGCAGCGCCTGATGCCGCCCATTGCCAGCGTGTACGCCGCCTGCGCCTTGTTTGGGGTACTGGTGCAGGGGCTGCTGCTCTACGTGCTGGCCGTGTACACCACCGGCAGCTACTCGCTGCGGCGGTGGCAGCTGTGGGCCACGGCGGCGCTGCTGGTGCCGCTGTTTCAGCTCGGCGGCTACAACGACCAGATGGGCATTCTGGACCGGGCCATCACCTACACGTTTTTCTATGCCTTCCCGATGACGCTGCTGCTGCTGCTGCTGCTGCCGTTTTATCTGGCGGCGCGGCGCGGCGAACCGCTGCGCCTGAGCTGGCCCCGCCGCTTAGCACTGGTCGCTCTGATGGTGGTACTGGCCTTCAACGGGGCCATCATCACGGGCGTGGTAGCGGTGCTGTTTCTGGGCATTGGGGTGCATTGGATGTGGCGGCAGTGGCAAGCCGGGGCGCGGTTTGGGCCGGGGCAGTGGCTGGAGCGGGTGCGCCAGCTGCCGGGGCTGCCGGTGGCGCTGCTGGGCGTGTTTCTGGCGCTGTGCCTGTACTCGCTCTACATCGGGCAAAACGAGCTGGAAGGTGCCGAGCACACGATGCCGCTGTGGCAGCGCTACACCCGCATTCCGTCGGGTATTTTCTGGCTGACCCGCCGGCCCGGCCTGCCGGTGCTGCTGGGAGCCACGCTGCTGAATGGGTGGCTGATTCGGCGCTGGCTGCCGGTTTCTGAGGAGAGCCAACTGGTGCGGCGGGTACTGCTGGGGCTAGGGCTGTTCAGCGTGGTGTACGTGCTGCTGCTGCCGCTGGGCGGCTACCGCGAATACCGCCCGCTCATCATCCGCCGCGACTCCATCATGCCGCTGCTGATGGGTTTGATGTTTCTGTACGGCCTGAGCACGCTGCTGCTGCTGCGCCAGCTGCCCCGCCCACATCAGCGGCGCTACCTGGCGGGCGTGCTGGTGGTGTCAGCGTTCTTCATGCTCTCCGACCAGCCGCTGCTCACCAACAACAACGACTGCGAACGGGCCAGCCTGGCGCGGCTGGCCGCGTCATCGGAGCCGGTGGTACGCCTGGGCGAGGGCTGCACGGTGGCCGCCTGGTGGAAAATCAACGACCCGCAGTATTCCGAGTATAATGCCCGGCTACTGCACTATTGGGGCATCACCAAAGACAAAAAACGCTACTACCTGCAAGGCTGGTAGGGCTTGGGAATTGGAGGCTAGGCAATGACCATTCGGCCTTAATTTGATGGAACGGCCTTCGCCCTGTTTCCTGCCCCCTACACCCTGTTGAGTCAATGCTTCCGAACCCGAAAGGCCAACCAATGGTTAGCTTTCTATCCTGTTTCTCTCCCGCTCTGCTTCCATGATTCATTTCGAAGAATTTACGCTGGCCAACGGCCTGCGCTGCATCGTGCACGAAGACCACACCACCCCGATGGCCGTGCTCAATGTGCTCTACAACGTGGGCGCCCGCGACGAGGACGCCGACCACACCGGCTTCGCGCACCTGTTTGAGCACCTGATGTTTTCGGGCTCCGTGAATATCCCGAGCTACGATGAGCCGCTGCAGCGGGTAGGCGGCGAAAACAATGCCTTCACCTCGCCCGACATCACCAACTACTACCTCACCGTGCCCGCCGCCAACCTCGAAACCGGCTTCTGGCTGGAGTCGGACCGGATGCTGAGTTTGGCTTTCTCGGAAAACGGCCTGGAAGTGCAGCGCAAAGTGGTCGTGGAAGAGTTCAAGCAGAACTACCTCAACCAGCCCTACGGCGACGTGTGGCTGAAGCTGCGCCCCCTCGCCTACCAGCACCACCCCTACCAGTGGGCCACCATCGGCAAGGAAATCAGCCACATCGAAAACGCCGTGATGGACGACGTGCGGGCGTTTTTCCAGAAGCACTACGCCCCCCAGAACGCCGTACTGGTAGTGGCCGGCGCCGTGACGGTGGCCGAAGCGCGCCGCCTGGCCGAAAAGTGGTTCGAACCCATTGCGGGCGGCCCAGCGTACGAGCGCCAGCTCCCCGCCGAGCCCCGCCAGACCGAGCCCCGCTTCCTGGAAATAGCCGCCGACGTGCCCCTGAGTGCCCTGTATAAGGTGTACCACATGCCCGCCCGCAGCGCCGACGACTACTACGCTGTGGACCTGCTCAGCGACCTGCTGGGCCGCGGCAAGTCCAGCCGCCTGTACCAGCAGCTGGTGAAGGAAAACCCGTTGTTCAACTCCATTTCAGCCTCCGTGACGGGCTCCCTGGAACCTGGCCTGCTGGTGGTGAGCGGCAAGCTCAACACGGGCGTGACGCTGGAAGCCGCCGATGCGGCCGTAGAAGCCGCGCTGGCCACCCTCCGCGAGGCCCCGGTAGCTGACGACGAGCTGGAAAAGGTGAAGAATCAGGCCGAAGCCAGCATCGTGTTCGGGGAAATCGAGTTGCTCAACCGCGCCATGAATCTGGCCTACAGCAAACTGATGGGCGACGCCAACCTGGTGAATCAGGAAAGCGCCCGCCTGCAGGCCGTCACGCCGGCCGCCGTGCACGCCGCCGCCCGGGAAGTGCTGCGCCCCGACAATTGCAGCACGCTCTAC from Hymenobacter canadensis harbors:
- a CDS encoding alpha-ketoacid dehydrogenase subunit alpha/beta: MNFDRKDYANDTLLHLYQALLKPRLIEEKMLILLRQGKVSKWFSGIGQEAISVGSTLALDEDEYILPLHRNLGVFTGRNIPLDRLFAQWQGKTTGYTKGRDRSFHFGTNEHYIVGMISHLGPQLAVADGIALADKLADRPKVTVTYSGDGGASEGDFHEALNVAAVWQLPVIFIIENNGYGLSTPSNEQFRFRSFVDKGPAYGMEAVQVDGNNVLEVYDTVRRLTEDLRQNPRPVLLEALTFRMRGHEEASGTKYVPQELFDEWAQKDPVENYEKWLLAEGILDEEARMRYRETIKREIEEGLRIADAVPMPTASLTEEIGDMYRAFEPDLALNLTTDNQQPTTDKRYVDAISDGMRQSMERYPELVLMGQDIADYGGVFKITDGFVAQFGKARVRNTPLCESAIVGAALGLSIKGRKAMVEMQFADFVTCGFNQIVNNLAKSHYRWGQNADVVVRMPTGAGTAAGPFHSQSNEAWFTHTPGLKVVYPSNPVDAKGLLCAAFEDPNPVLYFEHKQLYRSISAPVPDAYYTTPIGKAALVREGDTLSIITYGAGVHWALGLAEELNLDADILDLRTLLPWDEDAVRKTVEKNGRVLLLHEDTLTGGLGGEIGAWIAEHCFRSLDAPLMRVGSLDTAIPFSPNLEKQFLPQQRLREAVEKLLSY
- a CDS encoding SusC/RagA family TonB-linked outer membrane protein; translated protein: MTRLLPLSSLLLLALPALAQQPDTLSPRRVGVAATTDDLPIFQNTLSNDTLYHRVEGILIETIPLPSPFLPLQEQLRRVAGVQASPYSGAPGAQVAVRLRGAASLARNAQPLYVVDGVPVYQNMGESELQTTYGVQQVQVYGLNPLLNLPNEDVESVTVLRGAYETAAYGAQGQNGVISITTKLGRLNQAPQVRYSGYGGVQQVRRRYDLLNARQYAEFQNEAARNTGFPEPFSPIQVAGLGEGTDWQQEVLRVAALQEHHLSVSGGRPTTRYYVGADHLRQNGIVENSQLRRYALRANMQQQLTPRLTLDARAGASQSEARLPPESLTLNMLTAAPVFPARLPDGELNDNPRFGVNPLSQALRQTREPRQRQLLARLELRQQLGQHFTASLLGHAEWNHLLRTGFNRGSGVFADYEDRRNDLRQMRQLTYRTALDYSRTLAGRHALTAHLEVRHHNVQQYDSTDTRLSNNSGQSISYSVSQFNSNLLTATLQTGYTYADRYELQASLRRDGSSAFGTDQRWQWSPGAQLTWHAGQEAFLKDNSIVSQLDVRAGVGRTSNAGYLYGQNFFALFQTGAGGLGIQTLSILGVTTQQDAGLSVGLWDNKLMVEAGAYQRRTALSTIALFGRSDEAGTLRARGLELSLTGTWLSGPRWRAGTTLALAAQQSRYYGNVGWGNNNVQLTADGEPLATYRGLRYLGPDATGQPRYAGSTGASPEGTYENLGSGLPTRLLGFTQDLRYQRLRLQLQADGAFGHQVYSLAGRYLDDPAFYANGRRLLDRWTPANPNTDVPAAGAGLRSNSSYFLQSGNHVRLSSLQVSYELWKQAARSVSVWAGGQNLLVLTKYRGFDPSVSSAGADANQAGLDASAYPTARTLLLGVQGEF
- a CDS encoding M16 family metallopeptidase, coding for MIHFEEFTLANGLRCIVHEDHTTPMAVLNVLYNVGARDEDADHTGFAHLFEHLMFSGSVNIPSYDEPLQRVGGENNAFTSPDITNYYLTVPAANLETGFWLESDRMLSLAFSENGLEVQRKVVVEEFKQNYLNQPYGDVWLKLRPLAYQHHPYQWATIGKEISHIENAVMDDVRAFFQKHYAPQNAVLVVAGAVTVAEARRLAEKWFEPIAGGPAYERQLPAEPRQTEPRFLEIAADVPLSALYKVYHMPARSADDYYAVDLLSDLLGRGKSSRLYQQLVKENPLFNSISASVTGSLEPGLLVVSGKLNTGVTLEAADAAVEAALATLREAPVADDELEKVKNQAEASIVFGEIELLNRAMNLAYSKLMGDANLVNQESARLQAVTPAAVHAAAREVLRPDNCSTLYYRAQPAAETAPAALATADAK